A genomic region of Tamandua tetradactyla isolate mTamTet1 chromosome 2, mTamTet1.pri, whole genome shotgun sequence contains the following coding sequences:
- the AKNA gene encoding microtubule organization protein AKNA isoform X9: protein MASSGPEAHWAGPGLGQGPRRQRWAWAKEEKDGGGRDTHSWEEDGSLPDATSPELLEDLCSAQQHQLSLEWDPQPAGPQDSQSGDSAGEDIEAEDVDSPESSNLPLNWFPQLDQLDMTEEEPDEALRSPQETEEAGENFPRLGYKAELCLKDNGSTSCMDLEQGQTRGWMVSGNSANKNKLSEHSEVSPSIDLQSAGSWSSGTVSLGHASDSLTSTWEGEPEGPQPTSLVETLPQSRSSHLLDPNNRTGGSVAQATPTGFHDSSAALPESLLCPGDGWKDATSLSCPQLRDQAWKRARTSTKALPSRFTGSISSLSLQPRPAQQDRQPRPPRQGAALASHSSDGSKYGRGQLNYPLPDFSKVGPRVRFPKDDSYQPPKARSHGRQCQGPVRPLIFKSPAEIVREVLLSSGETYPAKDPPPTHPITRVPQEFQTPEQATELVHQLQEDYHKLLTKYAEAENTIDQLRLGAKVNLYSDLPQPSPSLHVGKVSQGTKVLSFTIPQPRTAEWQPGPSGAPQASKAAGWQSAPGDLSPSSPTGTSTPTRLLENQGLARDQPSGEQTQALASQASRFLTTVKCFEGLMQAGRLTPQDQLKGFQQLKAAHAALEEQYLEACRKQPHLEQQLAGSQGTRRKFDPDRELEAEIFQLGILLEELKDHMEQSQQESEQTGSDAALDSPPATPSPCRPACPPSPSTQAPTPTVQMSHSEAAEIEPGSPAWQPNATRTSPCPLHVDMNLSSSSSEVKDRPRDLPAPLKHKELQMEQDFHGLLEQYLSVKSLPESIRLEEEEEQGCTLEVDGLVPAPRKAEPTRLPQQQLPRETMEQVVSVKPPGFQTSVDRDGHPPGLGKAEAAPLGPGMLPHPQTTKPTPSHQSSTTSLAGSGISERLPQKSFRPAGDVPLEEPWMASPETDSGFVGSETSRVSPLAQTPEHRLSHSSNPGTSGQPFTASVPQDGASHLSARDPPVPRTAAELSKPRSRAQRRLPSPGCPLQQKMPVAEMVVPGSGFQGRKRISEQLLPSRAVSPPPRPAPAATPLTDGPAETTSSLLLSRTERDRAIRKLQEEVSRLRLRLEDSLHQPPQGSPKRPASIFIRPTQDRDRHPADSLAAWGSYCGSKSAERLSGEPGDAEQAFPAGRRRARSSSVPREVSRLSLNSESEPTSLRLSSEKRRVAEDSPQAGRDGMRGGGSSRRRDRVIFQGHYTGQEYHLLSPKTVPRGSGTVSCPHCRPARTQDTGGAATRDPQGSSPPDTLRCPLCRRVGPRLEGDGPDSATSGAEKAATRRNAPSNSSPKQRSKQPGSPPWLPPGLWYLAAAPPVPASPAFAYISAVPIVPYPPASVYYAPPGPTSAPTARASAERPPQPPPAAHQLPLDDLRQLDEALGCAVRAAKSVRCTSQRMSRSLLAALRQAHGPRGSCLS, encoded by the exons ATGGCCAGCTCGGGCCCTGAGGCCCACTGGGCAGGgccaggcctggggcaggggcccCGGCGGCAGCGCTGGGCCTGGGCCAAGGAGGAGAAGGATGGTGGTGGGAGAGACACCCACAGCTGGGAAGAAGACGGGTCGCTTCCCGATGCCACCAGCCCCGAgctcctggaggacctctgctcGGCCCAGCAGCACCAGCTGTCCCTGGAGTGGGATCCACAGCCTGCCGGACCTCAGGATTCCCAGTCTGGAGACTCTGCGGGAGAGG ATATTGAAGCAGAAGATGTGGACAGCCCAGAAAGTTCCAACTTACCTCTCAACTGGTTCCCCCAGCTGGATCAATTGGACATGACTGAAGAGGAGCCTGACGAAGCCCTTAGAAGTCCGCAGGAGACTGAGGAAGCTGGAGAGAATTTCCCAAGATTGGGGTACAAAGCTGAACTCTGCTTGAAGGACAATGGAAGCACTAGCTGCATGGATCTGGAGCAGGGGCAGACCAGAGGCTGGATGGTCTCTGGCAACTCAGCCAATAAAAACAAGCTTTCGGAACATTCTGAGGTCAGCCCATCTATTGACCTCCAGTCTGCAGGATCCTGGAGCAGTGGGACCGTGAGCCTTGGGCATGCCAGTGATAGCCTCACTTCCACCTGGGAAGGAGAGCCTGAAGGCCCCCAGCCCACTTCTCTGGTAGAAACTCTACCACAGAGCCGTAGCAGCCACCTCCTAGATCCAAACAACAGAACTGGAGGCAGCGTTGCTCAGGCAACCCCCACAGGGTTCCATGATTCCTCAGCAGCCCTACCCGAGAGCCTCCTGTGTCCTGGAGATGGATGGAAAGATGCTACCAGCCTATCCTGCCCTCAGCTCAGGGATCAAGCCTGGAAGCGGGCAAGGACATCTACTAAGGCACTTCCTTCCCGATTCACTGGCTCCATCAGCTCCTTGAGTCTTCAGCCTAGGCCAGCCCAGCAGGACAGACAACCCAGGCCACCCAGGCAGGGAGCCGCTCTGGCTAGCCACTCTTCTGATGGCTCCAAGTACGGCCGGGGGCAATTGAACTACCCACTCCCTGATTTCTCCAAGGTGGGACCCCGGGTGAGGTTCCCCAAAGATGATAGCTACCAACCCCCCAAGGCCAGGAGCCATGGTAGACAGTGTCAAGGTCCTGTCAGACCCCTGATCTTTAAGTCACCTGCAGAGATTGTGAGGGAGGTACTGCTGAGCAGTGGAGAAACCTACCCAGCAAAGGACCCACCCCCTACTCACCCTATCACCAGGGTACCCCAAGAATTCCAGACACCTGAACAAGCCACCGAGCTGGTCCATCAACTCCAG GAGGACTACCACAAGCTGCTCACCAAGTATGCTGAGGCTGAGAACACCATCGATCAGCTGCGTCTCGGGGCCAAG GTGAACCTGTACTCGgacctgccccagcccagccccagcctgcaCGTGGGGAAGGTGTCCCAGGGCACCAAGGTCTTGTCCTTCACCATCCCACAGCCCCGCACGGCAGAGTGGCAGCCAGGCCCCTCCGGGGCTCCTCAGGCCTCCAAGGCCGCAG GTTGGCAGTCGGCGCCAGGAGACCTGAGCCCCTCCTCGCCCACCGGCACCTCCACCCCAACCCGGCTTCTGGAGAACCAGGGCCTCGCCAGGGACCAGCCCTCAGGGGAGCAGACCCAGGCCCTGGCCTCTCAGGCCAGCCGGTTCCTGACCACG GTGAAGTGCTTTGAAGGGCTGATGCAGGCAGGACGGCTCACGCCCCAGGACCAACTTAAG GGCTTCCAGCAGCTGAAGGCTGCCCACGCTGCCTTGGAGGAGCAGTACCTGGAGGCCTGCAGGAAGCAGccacatctggagcagcagctTGCGGGCTCCCAGGGGACCCGTCGGAAATTTGATCCTGACAG GGAGCTGGAGGCTGAGATATTCCAGCTGGGAATTCTCCTGGAAGAGCTGAAGGACCACATGGAGCAGAGCCAGCAGGAGTCTGAGCAAACCGGGTCAGACGCTGCTCTGGACAGCCCCCCAGCCACACCCTCACCCTGCAGGCCAGCCTGCCCGCCCTCTCCTTCCACACAAGCCCCCACACCAACTGTCCAGATGTCCCACTCAGAG gcagcagaaattgaacccgggtctccagcatggcag CCCAATGCCACCAGGACTAGCCCCTGCCCTTTGCACGTGGATATGAACCTGAGCTCTTCCAGCAGCGAGGTGAAAGACAGACCACGGGACCTCCCGGCCCCGCTCAAGCACAAGGAACTGCAGATGGAGCAAGACTTCCATGGCCTCCTGGAGCA ATACCTCAGTGTGAAGTCTCTTCCAGAATCTATCaggctggaggaggaggaagagcaggGGTGCACCCTGGAAGTTGATGGTTTGGTTCCAGCTCCAAGGAAAGCGGAGCCAACCAGGCTTCCCCAACAGCAGCTCCCAAG GGAAACTATGGAGCAGGTGGTAAGTGTGAAGCCGCCGGGCTTCCAGACTTCCGTGGACAGAGACGGGCACCCTCCAGGCCTGGGCAAGGCCGAGGCAGCTCCTCTGGGCCCTGGCATGTTGCCCCACCCTCAGACCACCAAGCCTACACCGTCCCACCAGAGCAGCACGACCAGCCTGGCGGGAAGTGGCATCTCAGAACGCCTTCCCCAGAAGTCCTTCCGCCCAGCTGGTGATGTCCCCCTGGAG GAGCCCTGGATGGCATCTCCGGAGACAGACAGTGGCTTTGTGGGCTCAGAAACCAGCAGAGTGTCACCCCTCGCTCAGACCCCGGAGCACCGGCTCTCCCACAGCAG CAACCCAGGGACATCAGGCCAGCCTTTCACGGCATCTGTGCCCCAGGATGGAGCTTCCCACCTCTCGGCCAGGGATCCCCCAGTCCCCAGAACAGCTGCTGAGCTGAGCAAACCCAGGAGCCGAGCCCAGAGGCGTCTCCCCAGCCCAGGCTGTCCTCTCCAGCAGAAGATGCCAGTGGCAGAGATGG TGGTCCCTGGCTCGGGGTTTCAGGGGCGGAAGAGGATTTCTGAGCAGCTCCTCCCCAGCAGGGCAGTCAGCCCACCCCCACGGCCGGCCCCTGCAGCCACCCCTCTGACCGATGGGCCCGCAGAAACCACCTCCAGCCTCCTCCTCAGCAGGACAGAGCGAGA CCGAGCCATCCGCAAGCTGCAAGAGGAGGTGTCCCGGCTCCGCCTGCGACTGGAGGACAGCCTGCACCAGCCACCCCAGGGCAGCCCAAAGCGCCCGGCGTCCATCTTCATCCGTCCCACCCAGGACCGGGACCGTCACCCAGCGGATTCCTTAGCTGCCTGGGGCTCCTACTGTGGCAG TAAATCTGCAGAGAGATTGTCTGGTGAGCCTGGAGATGCAGAACAAGCTTTCCCTGCAGGAAGGCGGCGAGCCAGGTCCTCCTCGGTGCCTCGGGAGGTATCCCGACTGTCCCTGA ACTCTGAGTCTGAGCCGACCTCCCTCCGTCTCTCCTCTGAGAAGAGGAGGGTGGCTGAGGACAGCCCGCAGGCCGGCCGGGATGGAATGAGAGGAGGAGGCAGCTCCAGGCGGCGAGACAGGGTCATCTTCCAGGGCCACTACACAG GCCAGGAATACCATCTTCTGTCCCCTAAGACTGTCCCGAGAGGCAGTGGCACAGTTTCCTGTCCCCACTGCCGGCCTGCTAGGACCCAGGACACAG gtgGTGCTGCCACCAGGGATCCACAAGGATCGTCTCCACCTGATACCCTGCGATGTCCCCTGTGTCGTCGAGTTGGGCCCCGCCTGGAGGGGGATGGCCCAGACTCTGCCACCTCTG GGGCTGAAAAAGCTGCCACAAGAAGAAATGCACCTTCAAATTCCAGCCCCAAGCAGAGGAGCAAGCAGCCAGGGTCACCGCCCTGGCTGCCTCCTGGGCTGTGGTACCTGGCAGCCGCTCCCCCAGTGCCAGCCTCTCCAGCCTTTGCCTACATCTCCGCGGTTCCTATCGTGCCTTATCCACCAGCCTCTGT GTACTACGCACCCCCAGGACCTACCTCAGCGCCCACAGCCAGAGCATCTGCAGAGCGGCCCCCACAGCCTCCTCCCGCCGCCCACCAGCTCCCCCTGGACGACCTGCGGCAGCTGGACGAGGCCCTGGGCTGTGCCGTCCGGGCTGCCAAGAGCGTGCGCTGCACCAGCCAGCGGATGAGCCGCTCCCTGCTGGCCGCCCTGCGCCAGGCCCACGGCCCACGGGGCTCCTGCCTCTCCTGA
- the AKNA gene encoding microtubule organization protein AKNA isoform X4 codes for MASSGPEAHWAGPGLGQGPRRQRWAWAKEEKDGGGRDTHSWEEDGSLPDATSPELLEDLCSAQQHQLSLEWDPQPAGPQDSQSGDSAGEGEADPASCPALPPPKSVTWKPMSHLLCREDIEAEDVDSPESSNLPLNWFPQLDQLDMTEEEPDEALRSPQETEEAGENFPRLGYKAELCLKDNGSTSCMDLEQGQTRGWMVSGNSANKNKLSEHSEVSPSIDLQSAGSWSSGTVSLGHASDSLTSTWEGEPEGPQPTSLVETLPQSRSSHLLDPNNRTGGSVAQATPTGFHDSSAALPESLLCPGDGWKDATSLSCPQLRDQAWKRARTSTKALPSRFTGSISSLSLQPRPAQQDRQPRPPRQGAALASHSSDGSKYGRGQLNYPLPDFSKVGPRVRFPKDDSYQPPKARSHGRQCQGPVRPLIFKSPAEIVREVLLSSGETYPAKDPPPTHPITRVPQEFQTPEQATELVHQLQEDYHKLLTKYAEAENTIDQLRLGAKVNLYSDLPQPSPSLHVGKVSQGTKVLSFTIPQPRTAEWQPGPSGAPQASKAAGWQSAPGDLSPSSPTGTSTPTRLLENQGLARDQPSGEQTQALASQASRFLTTVKCFEGLMQAGRLTPQDQLKGFQQLKAAHAALEEQYLEACRKQPHLEQQLAGSQGTRRKFDPDRELEAEIFQLGILLEELKDHMEQSQQESEQTGSDAALDSPPATPSPCRPACPPSPSTQAPTPTVQMSHSEAAEIEPGSPAWQPNATRTSPCPLHVDMNLSSSSSEVKDRPRDLPAPLKHKELQMEQDFHGLLEQYLSVKSLPESIRLEEEEEQGCTLEVDGLVPAPRKAEPTRLPQQQLPRETMEQVVSVKPPGFQTSVDRDGHPPGLGKAEAAPLGPGMLPHPQTTKPTPSHQSSTTSLAGSGISERLPQKSFRPAGDVPLEEPWMASPETDSGFVGSETSRVSPLAQTPEHRLSHSSNPGTSGQPFTASVPQDGASHLSARDPPVPRTAAELSKPRSRAQRRLPSPGCPLQQKMPVAEMVVPGSGFQGRKRISEQLLPSRAVSPPPRPAPAATPLTDGPAETTSSLLLSRTERDRAIRKLQEEVSRLRLRLEDSLHQPPQGSPKRPASIFIRPTQDRDRHPADSLAAWGSYCGSKSAERLSDSESEPTSLRLSSEKRRVAEDSPQAGRDGMRGGGSSRRRDRVIFQGHYTGQEYHLLSPKTVPRGSGTVSCPHCRPARTQDTGGAATRDPQGSSPPDTLRCPLCRRVGPRLEGDGPDSATSGVSSLAGAEKAATRRNAPSNSSPKQRSKQPGSPPWLPPGLWYLAAAPPVPASPAFAYISAVPIVPYPPASVYYAPPGPTSAPTARASAERPPQPPPAAHQLPLDDLRQLDEALGCAVRAAKSVRCTSQRMSRSLLAALRQAHGPRGSCLS; via the exons ATGGCCAGCTCGGGCCCTGAGGCCCACTGGGCAGGgccaggcctggggcaggggcccCGGCGGCAGCGCTGGGCCTGGGCCAAGGAGGAGAAGGATGGTGGTGGGAGAGACACCCACAGCTGGGAAGAAGACGGGTCGCTTCCCGATGCCACCAGCCCCGAgctcctggaggacctctgctcGGCCCAGCAGCACCAGCTGTCCCTGGAGTGGGATCCACAGCCTGCCGGACCTCAGGATTCCCAGTCTGGAGACTCTGCGGGAGAGGGTGAGGCTGACCCCGCCTCCTGCCCAGCGTTACCTCCCCCCAAGTCTGTCACATGGAAGCCCATGTCCCACCTTCTGTGCAGGGAGG ATATTGAAGCAGAAGATGTGGACAGCCCAGAAAGTTCCAACTTACCTCTCAACTGGTTCCCCCAGCTGGATCAATTGGACATGACTGAAGAGGAGCCTGACGAAGCCCTTAGAAGTCCGCAGGAGACTGAGGAAGCTGGAGAGAATTTCCCAAGATTGGGGTACAAAGCTGAACTCTGCTTGAAGGACAATGGAAGCACTAGCTGCATGGATCTGGAGCAGGGGCAGACCAGAGGCTGGATGGTCTCTGGCAACTCAGCCAATAAAAACAAGCTTTCGGAACATTCTGAGGTCAGCCCATCTATTGACCTCCAGTCTGCAGGATCCTGGAGCAGTGGGACCGTGAGCCTTGGGCATGCCAGTGATAGCCTCACTTCCACCTGGGAAGGAGAGCCTGAAGGCCCCCAGCCCACTTCTCTGGTAGAAACTCTACCACAGAGCCGTAGCAGCCACCTCCTAGATCCAAACAACAGAACTGGAGGCAGCGTTGCTCAGGCAACCCCCACAGGGTTCCATGATTCCTCAGCAGCCCTACCCGAGAGCCTCCTGTGTCCTGGAGATGGATGGAAAGATGCTACCAGCCTATCCTGCCCTCAGCTCAGGGATCAAGCCTGGAAGCGGGCAAGGACATCTACTAAGGCACTTCCTTCCCGATTCACTGGCTCCATCAGCTCCTTGAGTCTTCAGCCTAGGCCAGCCCAGCAGGACAGACAACCCAGGCCACCCAGGCAGGGAGCCGCTCTGGCTAGCCACTCTTCTGATGGCTCCAAGTACGGCCGGGGGCAATTGAACTACCCACTCCCTGATTTCTCCAAGGTGGGACCCCGGGTGAGGTTCCCCAAAGATGATAGCTACCAACCCCCCAAGGCCAGGAGCCATGGTAGACAGTGTCAAGGTCCTGTCAGACCCCTGATCTTTAAGTCACCTGCAGAGATTGTGAGGGAGGTACTGCTGAGCAGTGGAGAAACCTACCCAGCAAAGGACCCACCCCCTACTCACCCTATCACCAGGGTACCCCAAGAATTCCAGACACCTGAACAAGCCACCGAGCTGGTCCATCAACTCCAG GAGGACTACCACAAGCTGCTCACCAAGTATGCTGAGGCTGAGAACACCATCGATCAGCTGCGTCTCGGGGCCAAG GTGAACCTGTACTCGgacctgccccagcccagccccagcctgcaCGTGGGGAAGGTGTCCCAGGGCACCAAGGTCTTGTCCTTCACCATCCCACAGCCCCGCACGGCAGAGTGGCAGCCAGGCCCCTCCGGGGCTCCTCAGGCCTCCAAGGCCGCAG GTTGGCAGTCGGCGCCAGGAGACCTGAGCCCCTCCTCGCCCACCGGCACCTCCACCCCAACCCGGCTTCTGGAGAACCAGGGCCTCGCCAGGGACCAGCCCTCAGGGGAGCAGACCCAGGCCCTGGCCTCTCAGGCCAGCCGGTTCCTGACCACG GTGAAGTGCTTTGAAGGGCTGATGCAGGCAGGACGGCTCACGCCCCAGGACCAACTTAAG GGCTTCCAGCAGCTGAAGGCTGCCCACGCTGCCTTGGAGGAGCAGTACCTGGAGGCCTGCAGGAAGCAGccacatctggagcagcagctTGCGGGCTCCCAGGGGACCCGTCGGAAATTTGATCCTGACAG GGAGCTGGAGGCTGAGATATTCCAGCTGGGAATTCTCCTGGAAGAGCTGAAGGACCACATGGAGCAGAGCCAGCAGGAGTCTGAGCAAACCGGGTCAGACGCTGCTCTGGACAGCCCCCCAGCCACACCCTCACCCTGCAGGCCAGCCTGCCCGCCCTCTCCTTCCACACAAGCCCCCACACCAACTGTCCAGATGTCCCACTCAGAG gcagcagaaattgaacccgggtctccagcatggcag CCCAATGCCACCAGGACTAGCCCCTGCCCTTTGCACGTGGATATGAACCTGAGCTCTTCCAGCAGCGAGGTGAAAGACAGACCACGGGACCTCCCGGCCCCGCTCAAGCACAAGGAACTGCAGATGGAGCAAGACTTCCATGGCCTCCTGGAGCA ATACCTCAGTGTGAAGTCTCTTCCAGAATCTATCaggctggaggaggaggaagagcaggGGTGCACCCTGGAAGTTGATGGTTTGGTTCCAGCTCCAAGGAAAGCGGAGCCAACCAGGCTTCCCCAACAGCAGCTCCCAAG GGAAACTATGGAGCAGGTGGTAAGTGTGAAGCCGCCGGGCTTCCAGACTTCCGTGGACAGAGACGGGCACCCTCCAGGCCTGGGCAAGGCCGAGGCAGCTCCTCTGGGCCCTGGCATGTTGCCCCACCCTCAGACCACCAAGCCTACACCGTCCCACCAGAGCAGCACGACCAGCCTGGCGGGAAGTGGCATCTCAGAACGCCTTCCCCAGAAGTCCTTCCGCCCAGCTGGTGATGTCCCCCTGGAG GAGCCCTGGATGGCATCTCCGGAGACAGACAGTGGCTTTGTGGGCTCAGAAACCAGCAGAGTGTCACCCCTCGCTCAGACCCCGGAGCACCGGCTCTCCCACAGCAG CAACCCAGGGACATCAGGCCAGCCTTTCACGGCATCTGTGCCCCAGGATGGAGCTTCCCACCTCTCGGCCAGGGATCCCCCAGTCCCCAGAACAGCTGCTGAGCTGAGCAAACCCAGGAGCCGAGCCCAGAGGCGTCTCCCCAGCCCAGGCTGTCCTCTCCAGCAGAAGATGCCAGTGGCAGAGATGG TGGTCCCTGGCTCGGGGTTTCAGGGGCGGAAGAGGATTTCTGAGCAGCTCCTCCCCAGCAGGGCAGTCAGCCCACCCCCACGGCCGGCCCCTGCAGCCACCCCTCTGACCGATGGGCCCGCAGAAACCACCTCCAGCCTCCTCCTCAGCAGGACAGAGCGAGA CCGAGCCATCCGCAAGCTGCAAGAGGAGGTGTCCCGGCTCCGCCTGCGACTGGAGGACAGCCTGCACCAGCCACCCCAGGGCAGCCCAAAGCGCCCGGCGTCCATCTTCATCCGTCCCACCCAGGACCGGGACCGTCACCCAGCGGATTCCTTAGCTGCCTGGGGCTCCTACTGTGGCAG TAAATCTGCAGAGAGATTGTCTG ACTCTGAGTCTGAGCCGACCTCCCTCCGTCTCTCCTCTGAGAAGAGGAGGGTGGCTGAGGACAGCCCGCAGGCCGGCCGGGATGGAATGAGAGGAGGAGGCAGCTCCAGGCGGCGAGACAGGGTCATCTTCCAGGGCCACTACACAG GCCAGGAATACCATCTTCTGTCCCCTAAGACTGTCCCGAGAGGCAGTGGCACAGTTTCCTGTCCCCACTGCCGGCCTGCTAGGACCCAGGACACAG gtgGTGCTGCCACCAGGGATCCACAAGGATCGTCTCCACCTGATACCCTGCGATGTCCCCTGTGTCGTCGAGTTGGGCCCCGCCTGGAGGGGGATGGCCCAGACTCTGCCACCTCTG gtgtttCCTCCCTGGCAGGGGCTGAAAAAGCTGCCACAAGAAGAAATGCACCTTCAAATTCCAGCCCCAAGCAGAGGAGCAAGCAGCCAGGGTCACCGCCCTGGCTGCCTCCTGGGCTGTGGTACCTGGCAGCCGCTCCCCCAGTGCCAGCCTCTCCAGCCTTTGCCTACATCTCCGCGGTTCCTATCGTGCCTTATCCACCAGCCTCTGT GTACTACGCACCCCCAGGACCTACCTCAGCGCCCACAGCCAGAGCATCTGCAGAGCGGCCCCCACAGCCTCCTCCCGCCGCCCACCAGCTCCCCCTGGACGACCTGCGGCAGCTGGACGAGGCCCTGGGCTGTGCCGTCCGGGCTGCCAAGAGCGTGCGCTGCACCAGCCAGCGGATGAGCCGCTCCCTGCTGGCCGCCCTGCGCCAGGCCCACGGCCCACGGGGCTCCTGCCTCTCCTGA